Genomic DNA from Streptomyces sp. AM 2-1-1:
GGACCAGATCATCCCCGTCGACGTGTACGTCCCCGGGTGCCCGCCCCGGCCGGAGGCCCTGCTCCAGGGCATCCTCAAACTCCAGGAGCGGATCGCCCGCGAGTCCCTGGCGGAGCGGTACACCACGGATCCGGCCGGCCGGCCCTCCACCGCCGCCCTGCGCAGCGGACTCGTCGCCGCACCGGCGGAGCCGACCGGGCCGGGGGAGTCGAAGTGAGTGGCCCCGAAAGCGCCGCGAGCCGGCGGGACGGCGAGAACCCCGAGAACGCTATGAGCGCAGAGAGCCCCGAGAACGCCGCGAGCCTGTTCGACCGGCTGCTGGACGCCGACCCCGACACGGTCGCCCGGACCGTCGCCGGGCTCTTCGGCGAGCGGGCGACCGCCGCGTACGCGTACGAGCTGCTCACCGTCGACGTACCCGCCGACACCTGGACCGCCGCGCTGGAGACCGCGCGCGACCGGCTCGGCTGCACCTACTTCGACTGGCTGAGCGCCGTCGACGAACCCGGCACCGGTTTCCTGGTCGCCGCCCACGTCGCCGCGCTCTCCACCGGTACGGTCCGGCGGCTGCTGGTCCGCACGACCGTCCCGCACGAGGCGGCCGTACTGCCCAGCGCCATCGCCGTCTACGCGGGCGCCGCCTGGCACGAGCGCGAGACCCACGAGATGTTCGGCATCGGCTTCGAGGGCCACCCGCACCTGGTGCCCCTGCTGCTGCCCGAGGGGTTCGAAGGGCACCCGCTGCGCAAGGACTTCGTCCTCGCGGCCCGGGTCGCCAAGGCCTGGCCCGGCGCGAAGGAACCGGGCGAGTCCGAGCACGGCGGGCCCAAGCGGCGCACCATGCTCCCGCCGGGCGTGCCCGACCCCAACGAGTGGGGCCCGCTCAAGGGACAGCTGCCGCCCGCACCGGCCCGCCCCGCACGGGCCACCCGCGCCGGCGCGGGCGCCGCGGAGCGACCCGTACGCCGCGCCCGGAGCGTCACCGAGGGCTCGGCGGGCCGGCGGCCCCCGACCGCACCCCCGACAGGACCGGACACCCCGGCCACCGGCCCGGCGGCGCCGGCGGCGGGCCAGGAAAGCCCGGCCGCACCGGCCGCCGCGACCCCGGCGGAGGGCACACCGCCCGCCCGCCCCGCCCGCAGGTCCCGCAGCGCTTCGGCCGGCTCGGCCAGTCAGCGCACGGAGGGCGCCGCCCCGGA
This window encodes:
- a CDS encoding NADH-quinone oxidoreductase subunit C is translated as MSAESPENAASLFDRLLDADPDTVARTVAGLFGERATAAYAYELLTVDVPADTWTAALETARDRLGCTYFDWLSAVDEPGTGFLVAAHVAALSTGTVRRLLVRTTVPHEAAVLPSAIAVYAGAAWHERETHEMFGIGFEGHPHLVPLLLPEGFEGHPLRKDFVLAARVAKAWPGAKEPGESEHGGPKRRTMLPPGVPDPNEWGPLKGQLPPAPARPARATRAGAGAAERPVRRARSVTEGSAGRRPPTAPPTGPDTPATGPAAPAAGQESPAAPAAATPAEGTPPARPARRSRSASAGSASQRTEGAAPDGTQTPATDPEASGRSGTAAVPGAPAKPAPRTTGSADAPWHHARPAFDDGAGAGVAKGAAEPEADAARGAEPDAAREPDAAREPDAAREPDAARGADAARGADAARGAEPDAAREAEPEAAREPEPDAPREPEPAPEAGRPAERDASADPGQPGPEVPAEPAGPPDPEVPADRAAPDDPHHRPSGGDSA